The following coding sequences lie in one Halogeometricum rufum genomic window:
- the metX gene encoding homoserine O-acetyltransferase MetX: protein MKTDSGTVDLGAFDFECGVEIPSLEVAYESYGEFTGDNAVLVCHALTGSQNVAGYGSDTAGQARAWWNDIVGPGKAIDTNEYYVVCANVPGSCYGTTGPASEGPDGDPYGTDFPPVTVGDWTRSQRLLLDELGVGRLHAVVGGSVGGMNALDWVQRYPDDVRYLLAVATAGRLDPQCLALDAIARRAITTDPNWNGGDYYGVSDEGTESDGSSDSSDGGKTPDDGLALARQLGHVMYLSKASMERKFGRRAAGRDAQRDSFPTDPAASFFPYRDVESYLDYQAEKFVERFDANSYLYLTRAMDDYDLSEGYEDDADAVAAFEGEALLLSFTGDWHFTTEQAESLAESFRETSVPVAHHVVESDHGHDAFLVEPEKVGPPVRDFLESGVEGRSVHDTEEEPESLPDDRDFAPVHSSLFSR, encoded by the coding sequence GTGAAGACCGATAGCGGCACGGTCGACCTCGGCGCGTTCGACTTCGAGTGCGGCGTGGAGATTCCCTCGCTCGAAGTCGCCTACGAGTCCTACGGCGAGTTCACCGGCGACAACGCCGTCCTCGTCTGCCACGCCCTCACCGGCAGTCAGAACGTCGCGGGCTACGGCTCCGACACGGCCGGGCAGGCCCGCGCGTGGTGGAACGACATCGTCGGCCCCGGCAAGGCCATCGACACGAACGAGTACTACGTCGTCTGCGCGAACGTCCCCGGGTCCTGCTACGGGACGACCGGACCGGCCTCGGAGGGACCCGACGGCGACCCCTACGGCACCGACTTCCCGCCGGTCACCGTGGGCGACTGGACGCGTTCGCAGCGACTCCTCCTCGACGAACTCGGCGTCGGCCGCCTGCACGCCGTCGTCGGGGGGAGCGTCGGCGGCATGAACGCCCTCGACTGGGTCCAGCGCTACCCCGACGACGTGCGCTACCTGCTGGCCGTCGCCACCGCCGGGCGTCTGGACCCGCAGTGTCTCGCTCTCGACGCCATCGCCCGCCGCGCCATCACCACCGACCCGAACTGGAACGGCGGCGACTACTACGGCGTCTCCGACGAGGGCACCGAGTCGGACGGGTCGTCGGACTCGTCCGACGGGGGGAAGACGCCGGATGACGGCCTCGCACTCGCGCGCCAACTCGGCCACGTGATGTACCTCTCGAAGGCGTCGATGGAGCGGAAGTTCGGCCGCCGCGCCGCCGGCCGCGACGCCCAACGCGACTCGTTCCCGACCGACCCGGCGGCGTCGTTCTTCCCCTACCGCGACGTGGAGTCGTACCTCGACTACCAGGCCGAGAAGTTCGTCGAACGGTTCGACGCCAACTCCTACCTCTACCTCACGCGCGCGATGGACGACTACGACCTCTCGGAGGGCTACGAGGACGACGCCGACGCGGTGGCCGCCTTCGAGGGCGAGGCGCTCCTGCTCTCCTTCACGGGCGACTGGCACTTCACGACCGAACAGGCCGAGTCGCTCGCGGAGTCGTTCCGCGAGACGTCCGTCCCCGTCGCCCACCACGTCGTCGAGTCCGACCACGGCCACGACGCCTTCCTCGTCGAACCGGAGAAGGTCGGCCCGCCGGTCCGGGACTTCCTCGAATCGGGCGTCGAAGGGCGGTCGGTCCACGACACCGAGGAGGAACCCGAGTCGCTCCCCGACGACCGGGACTTCGCGCCCGTCCACTCCTCGCTGTTCAGTCGGTAG
- a CDS encoding ABC transporter ATP-binding protein codes for MAAIELDAVTKRFEEGGRLSRLVDAARDAERSDDVTAVRDLSLTVEEGEVFGFLGPNGAGKSTTINMLLDFVRPTAGTIRVLGFDAHDQSVEVRARTGVLPEGFDVYDRLTGREHVAFAAESKGLDDADAAVETVLDRVGLADAAGRKAGGYSKGMRQRLALAMALVGDPDLLVLDEPSSGLDPAGAKEMRDIVAEEAERGTTVFFSSHILEQVEAVCDRVGIMREGELVAVDTIDSLRAKSDADSTLSVSVAGDVAAVDADALTALDGVRSVAVEAEDDALVVSCAGDAKTAVIAELESQGLEVTDFETREASLEDLFLSYTGHGTAEDDAADESDDEAEVRA; via the coding sequence ATGGCCGCCATCGAACTCGACGCGGTGACAAAGCGGTTCGAGGAGGGTGGGAGACTCTCACGCCTCGTCGACGCCGCCCGGGACGCCGAGCGTTCCGACGACGTTACCGCGGTCAGGGACCTCTCGCTGACGGTCGAGGAAGGCGAAGTGTTCGGTTTCCTCGGTCCGAACGGAGCGGGGAAGTCCACGACCATCAACATGCTCCTCGACTTCGTTCGCCCGACGGCAGGAACGATACGCGTCCTCGGTTTCGACGCCCACGACCAGAGCGTCGAGGTCCGCGCTCGAACCGGTGTCCTCCCCGAAGGATTCGACGTGTACGACCGCCTCACCGGCCGCGAACACGTGGCGTTCGCCGCCGAGTCGAAGGGCCTCGACGACGCCGACGCGGCGGTCGAAACCGTCCTCGACCGGGTCGGACTCGCCGACGCCGCCGGTCGGAAGGCCGGGGGCTACTCGAAGGGGATGCGTCAACGCCTCGCCCTCGCGATGGCTCTCGTCGGCGACCCCGACCTCCTCGTCCTCGACGAACCCTCCAGCGGACTCGACCCCGCGGGGGCCAAGGAGATGCGCGACATCGTCGCCGAGGAGGCCGAACGCGGCACGACGGTGTTCTTCTCCAGCCACATCCTCGAACAGGTCGAGGCGGTCTGTGACCGCGTCGGCATCATGCGCGAGGGCGAACTCGTCGCCGTCGACACCATCGATAGCCTGCGCGCGAAGTCCGACGCCGACTCGACGCTCTCGGTCAGCGTCGCGGGCGACGTCGCCGCCGTCGACGCCGACGCTCTGACCGCCCTCGACGGCGTCCGCTCCGTCGCCGTCGAGGCCGAAGACGACGCACTCGTCGTCTCCTGCGCCGGCGACGCCAAGACGGCCGTCATCGCCGAACTGGAGTCGCAGGGACTGGAGGTGACCGACTTCGAGACCCGCGAGGCGTCACTGGAGGACCTGTTCCTCTCGTACACCGGTCACGGCACGGCCGAGGACGACGCGGCCGACGAGTCGGACGACGAGGCGGAGGTGCGCGCATGA
- a CDS encoding O-acetylhomoserine aminocarboxypropyltransferase/cysteine synthase family protein: MTHGFHTRSLHAGQEPDAATGSRAPPIYQTTSYVFEDADHAADLYALDAEGDVYSRISNPTTRVLENRLAALEAGVAAVATASGMAALDAATSILASAGDNVVASADMYGGTSTYLTKMATRRGVETRVVDTLDYDGYADAVDDDTAFVHVETIANPSLKTPDFERLADVAHAAGAPLVVDNTFATPYLCRPIEHGADIVWESTTKWIHGSGTTVGGVLVDGGTFPWEHADYDELSGENPAFGVDFVKRFGDRAFAAAARQRSLRTLGNQQSPFDAWQTLQGLETLPLRMEKHCANAREVATFLRDHDDVAWVSYPGFEDHETHAEATEYLEGGYGGMVTFGLADGFEAAKATCENTELASFLANIGDAKTLIIHPASTTHAQLSADEQRAAGVGPDMLRLSVGIEDAADVIADLDRSIRRAAEAAR, translated from the coding sequence ATGACACACGGGTTCCACACCCGGAGCCTCCACGCCGGGCAGGAGCCGGACGCCGCGACGGGTTCGCGCGCGCCGCCCATCTACCAGACGACGTCGTACGTGTTCGAGGACGCCGACCACGCCGCCGACCTCTACGCGCTGGATGCGGAGGGCGACGTCTACTCGCGCATCTCGAACCCGACGACGCGCGTGCTCGAGAACCGGCTCGCCGCCCTCGAAGCGGGCGTCGCCGCCGTCGCCACCGCCTCGGGGATGGCCGCCCTCGACGCCGCGACGAGCATCCTCGCCTCCGCGGGCGACAACGTCGTCGCCTCGGCGGACATGTACGGCGGCACCTCGACGTACCTCACGAAGATGGCGACGCGGCGGGGCGTCGAGACGCGCGTGGTGGACACGCTGGACTACGACGGCTACGCCGACGCCGTCGACGACGACACCGCGTTCGTCCACGTCGAGACCATCGCCAACCCCTCGCTGAAGACGCCGGACTTCGAGCGACTGGCCGACGTGGCCCACGCGGCCGGCGCACCGCTGGTCGTGGACAACACGTTCGCGACCCCGTACCTCTGTCGCCCCATCGAACACGGCGCGGACATCGTCTGGGAGTCCACGACGAAGTGGATTCACGGGTCGGGGACGACGGTCGGGGGCGTCCTCGTCGACGGCGGGACGTTCCCGTGGGAGCACGCCGACTACGACGAACTGTCCGGGGAGAACCCGGCGTTCGGCGTCGACTTCGTGAAGCGGTTCGGCGACCGGGCGTTCGCGGCGGCCGCCAGACAGCGGTCGCTGCGGACGCTCGGCAACCAGCAGTCGCCGTTCGACGCGTGGCAGACGCTGCAGGGACTGGAGACGCTCCCGCTTCGGATGGAGAAACACTGCGCGAACGCCCGCGAGGTGGCGACGTTCCTCCGCGACCACGACGACGTGGCGTGGGTGTCGTACCCCGGGTTCGAGGACCACGAGACGCACGCGGAGGCGACGGAGTATCTGGAGGGAGGGTACGGCGGCATGGTGACGTTCGGCCTCGCAGACGGCTTCGAGGCGGCCAAGGCCACCTGCGAGAACACCGAACTCGCCTCGTTCCTCGCCAACATCGGCGACGCGAAGACGCTGATAATCCACCCCGCCTCGACGACGCACGCGCAGTTGAGCGCCGACGAGCAACGCGCCGCGGGCGTCGGCCCCGACATGCTGCGCCTCTCGGTCGGCATCGAGGACGCCGCGGACGTAATCGCCGACTTGGACCGCTCGATTCGGCGGGCCGCGGAGGCGGCGCGATGA
- a CDS encoding ABC transporter permease: protein MTWQAVARKEFDDAIRSRWLHGATAFFVLFVGGAALLAFGFLLPAELKDASNLFGFFVDLGIFSLSFPGLLALVLGFIALSTSYGSITEERETGTIKLALSLPNSRRDLVVGKLLGRGAVVVAALLAGFLVAFVVLVATGTGIGYGSFVPMVALTALLAIAFVSVGLGISAVADSNREATLATLGLYLIFGILWKPIAEGIPKLVNYAFEQAGAGALENVTRVKIGLFLKYLNPLRTYETLTAQVYYGAARARLVGATTGEQIVISPVLEAGVPAYLSGGAMMTILLAWIIVPTVVGYYVFQREDL, encoded by the coding sequence ATGACGTGGCAAGCGGTCGCCCGCAAGGAGTTCGACGACGCGATTCGCTCGCGGTGGCTCCACGGCGCGACGGCCTTCTTCGTCCTGTTCGTCGGCGGCGCGGCGCTGCTGGCGTTCGGCTTCCTCCTGCCCGCCGAACTGAAGGACGCCTCGAACCTGTTCGGCTTCTTCGTCGACCTCGGTATCTTCAGCCTCTCGTTCCCCGGACTGCTCGCCCTCGTCCTCGGCTTCATCGCCCTCTCGACGTCGTACGGGTCGATAACCGAGGAGCGCGAGACAGGGACGATAAAGCTCGCCCTGTCGCTGCCGAACTCCCGCCGCGACCTCGTGGTCGGGAAACTGCTCGGCCGCGGCGCCGTCGTCGTCGCCGCCCTCCTCGCGGGCTTTCTGGTCGCGTTCGTCGTTCTCGTGGCCACCGGGACGGGCATCGGCTACGGCTCGTTCGTCCCGATGGTCGCGCTGACGGCGCTCCTGGCCATCGCGTTCGTCTCCGTCGGCCTCGGCATCTCCGCCGTCGCCGACTCGAACCGCGAGGCGACGCTGGCGACGCTTGGACTGTACCTCATCTTCGGCATCCTCTGGAAGCCCATCGCCGAGGGCATCCCGAAGCTCGTCAACTACGCGTTCGAGCAGGCCGGCGCCGGCGCACTGGAGAACGTCACGCGGGTGAAGATAGGACTGTTCCTGAAGTACCTCAACCCGCTCCGGACGTACGAGACGCTGACGGCGCAGGTGTACTACGGTGCCGCCCGCGCCCGCCTCGTCGGCGCGACGACGGGCGAGCAGATAGTCATCTCGCCGGTCCTCGAGGCGGGCGTGCCGGCGTACCTCTCCGGCGGCGCGATGATGACCATCCTGCTGGCGTGGATTATCGTCCCCACCGTCGTCGGCTACTACGTCTTCCAGCGCGAGGACCTCTGA
- a CDS encoding HEAT repeat domain-containing protein → MSSQAGVEDARIEVGYDAAVYERLRGGDPNPDAAVRVVCGGRVLVSGRDGLRWHCAQLVRALEPLFEDEPATVEFYEADECYHLVPDGDAVRLRCERTADDGDAGPSAVVDREAFVTELLRTVETFCDVVVGANPALADEVAEVRERAGDARVAAAGFGDWGLPVRLLDTEPETAHGGTVYTQTAVLAVGDARFGAFDGDVLADEESRDAPAAARLWLSDPTAVERGADVGLHVEPNPDALAWHDHAFSGEVVDVADLPASARTPSDDSPDRRALLHVGAGTVAFDPDAVATAAEGTAGDDEPPAVTVGQRLRLRAASVHLSDVVVTDAPSMADRTEAELRDALSDPARRAAAATELARRDAEDAAAAITDCLRTDPPASDRRALVRALDVLADESAVPGLIERLGDADPDVRRAAAVALATVGDPAALDPLLAAVRSESDSATRRAVARAARDVDPTRALDHFASLVRTDSDPAVRESVVRVLGGTGNVHAEALVVEAVDDPDPDVAREAISAVRWFTDERPVGGLLRRLGDDDPTVRVAAADAFVELGARAAHYHDGDELSAETRTRVVRALLDRLDDENAAVRRTAMEALGSQAHPESVMPLCAAYDDDEACRPAAVDALGRIGDPRAIPTVVAALDDDDPGVRRRACRACARLGTSAGVPRLGRLARADPRLAVRVEAVEALGHVGDDRDEVFEALEAVLDDGEADLRWEAVTALGRLDHPRARFVLRQVVEDDPDESVRERARSRLE, encoded by the coding sequence ATGTCGAGTCAGGCGGGCGTGGAGGACGCCCGAATCGAGGTGGGGTACGACGCCGCGGTGTACGAGCGTCTTCGGGGCGGCGACCCGAACCCCGACGCGGCCGTCCGCGTGGTCTGCGGCGGACGGGTCCTCGTCAGCGGTCGCGACGGCCTCCGCTGGCACTGTGCGCAGTTGGTTCGCGCGCTGGAGCCGTTGTTCGAGGACGAACCCGCGACCGTCGAGTTCTACGAGGCGGACGAGTGCTACCACCTCGTCCCCGACGGCGACGCGGTTCGACTCCGCTGCGAGCGGACGGCCGACGACGGGGACGCCGGACCGTCGGCCGTCGTCGACCGGGAGGCGTTCGTGACGGAACTGCTCCGCACCGTCGAGACGTTCTGCGACGTGGTCGTCGGCGCGAACCCGGCGCTCGCCGACGAGGTGGCCGAGGTACGCGAACGCGCCGGCGACGCCCGCGTCGCCGCCGCCGGCTTCGGCGACTGGGGCCTCCCGGTCCGACTCCTCGATACGGAGCCCGAGACGGCGCACGGCGGCACCGTGTACACGCAGACAGCCGTCCTCGCCGTCGGAGACGCCCGGTTCGGCGCGTTCGACGGCGACGTGCTCGCGGACGAGGAGTCCCGCGACGCGCCCGCCGCCGCCCGACTGTGGCTCTCGGACCCCACCGCCGTCGAACGCGGCGCGGACGTCGGCCTCCACGTCGAACCGAACCCGGACGCACTCGCGTGGCACGACCACGCGTTCTCCGGGGAAGTGGTGGACGTGGCCGACCTCCCCGCGTCGGCGCGGACGCCCTCGGACGACAGCCCGGACCGGCGCGCCCTCCTCCACGTCGGCGCGGGCACCGTCGCGTTCGACCCCGACGCGGTGGCCACCGCGGCCGAGGGGACCGCCGGAGACGACGAACCCCCCGCGGTCACCGTCGGCCAGCGCCTCCGCCTCCGCGCCGCCAGCGTCCACCTGAGCGACGTCGTCGTCACCGACGCCCCGTCGATGGCGGACCGCACGGAGGCGGAACTGAGAGACGCGCTCTCCGACCCGGCGCGTCGGGCCGCGGCCGCGACCGAACTCGCCCGGCGCGACGCGGAGGACGCCGCCGCGGCCATCACCGACTGTCTCCGGACCGACCCGCCGGCCTCTGACCGCCGCGCCCTCGTCCGCGCGCTGGACGTCCTCGCCGACGAGTCGGCCGTGCCGGGACTGATCGAACGGCTGGGCGACGCGGACCCCGACGTGCGACGCGCCGCCGCCGTCGCCCTCGCCACCGTCGGCGACCCGGCGGCGCTGGACCCCCTCTTGGCCGCCGTCCGCTCGGAGTCCGACTCGGCCACGCGGCGCGCCGTCGCCCGCGCCGCCCGCGACGTCGACCCGACGAGGGCGCTCGACCACTTCGCCTCGCTCGTCCGCACCGACAGCGACCCCGCGGTGCGCGAGAGCGTCGTCCGCGTCCTCGGCGGGACCGGCAACGTCCACGCCGAGGCCCTCGTCGTCGAAGCCGTGGACGACCCGGACCCCGACGTCGCCCGCGAGGCCATCTCGGCCGTCCGGTGGTTCACCGACGAACGGCCCGTCGGCGGCCTGCTCCGCCGCCTCGGGGACGACGACCCGACGGTCCGCGTCGCCGCCGCGGACGCCTTCGTCGAACTCGGCGCGCGGGCCGCCCACTACCACGACGGCGACGAACTCTCCGCCGAGACCCGGACGCGCGTGGTCCGCGCGCTCTTAGACCGACTGGACGACGAGAACGCCGCCGTCAGGAGGACGGCGATGGAGGCGCTCGGGTCGCAGGCTCATCCCGAGTCGGTGATGCCGCTCTGTGCGGCCTACGACGACGACGAGGCGTGCCGGCCGGCGGCCGTCGACGCCCTCGGGCGCATCGGCGACCCGCGCGCGATTCCCACCGTCGTCGCCGCACTCGACGACGACGACCCGGGCGTGCGGCGGCGCGCCTGCCGCGCCTGCGCCCGCCTCGGCACGAGTGCGGGCGTCCCCCGCCTCGGCCGCCTCGCGCGGGCCGACCCGCGACTGGCCGTCCGGGTCGAGGCCGTCGAGGCCCTCGGTCACGTCGGCGACGACAGGGACGAGGTGTTCGAGGCGCTGGAGGCCGTCCTCGACGACGGCGAGGCCGACCTGCGCTGGGAGGCGGTGACGGCGCTCGGCCGACTCGACCATCCGCGGGCGCGGTTCGTCCTCCGGCAGGTGGTCGAGGACGACCCCGACGAGTCCGTCAGGGAACGGGCCCGCAGTCGGCTGGAGTGA
- the ligA gene encoding NAD-dependent DNA ligase LigA, whose product MSDEAADADGELSSDELEYADPENPYLADPDTDFEPVESLSTSAAEGQVRLLRDAVREHDYRYYVAADPLVADRTYDALFDRLQELEDAFGFDDEASPTRRVGGEPLDELDTVEHVAPMLSIDQSVEEADVRDFDRRVRDAVGDVTYVCEPKFDGLSVEVVYEDGEYVRAATRGDGERGDDVTRQVRTIRSVPLRLRGDHPDFLAVRGEVYMPKDAFRELNRERTEAGEDAFANPRNAAVGTLRQLDPSVTAERPLDCFFYDVLDASEVPDTQTETLSRLETWGLRTNDRVASADTIDDAVAYRDDLMADREDLNYEIDGTVVKVDRRDHRERLGETSRSVRWAFAYKFPARSEVTTVTDVVVQVGRTGRLTPVALLEPVDVGGVTVSRASLHNPDEIERLGVNVGDEVRIKRAGDVIPDVEEVVEKRSAGTFDFPDACPVCSSPVDREGPLAFCTGGLTCEAQLVRAVDHYAMRGALDIEGLGGERVEQLVDAGLVESLPDLYRLERDELAELEGWGETSADNLVREIEAAKSPSLSNFLVGLGVPEVGGATARNLARAFGSLDAVMDASTEELEAVDDVGPTVAERIREFFANERNRDAVAELRSLGVEPETEATAGGDELDGLTFVFTGSLSVTRSEAQELVQSHGANATSSVSGNTDYLVAGEDPGRSKRDDADANDVPVLDEEGFAALLAEKGIDYPPA is encoded by the coding sequence ATGAGCGACGAGGCGGCCGACGCCGACGGCGAACTGTCGTCCGACGAACTGGAGTACGCCGACCCGGAGAACCCGTACCTCGCGGACCCCGACACCGACTTCGAACCGGTCGAGTCGCTCTCGACCAGTGCGGCCGAGGGGCAGGTTCGCCTCCTCCGCGACGCCGTCCGCGAACACGACTACCGCTACTACGTCGCGGCCGACCCCCTCGTCGCCGACCGGACGTACGACGCCCTGTTCGACCGCCTGCAGGAACTCGAAGACGCGTTCGGCTTCGACGACGAGGCGAGTCCCACCCGGCGCGTCGGCGGGGAACCGCTGGACGAACTCGACACCGTCGAGCACGTCGCGCCGATGCTCTCTATCGACCAGTCCGTCGAGGAGGCGGACGTGCGCGACTTCGACAGGCGCGTCCGGGACGCCGTCGGCGACGTGACCTACGTCTGCGAACCGAAGTTCGACGGCCTCTCGGTCGAAGTCGTCTACGAGGACGGCGAGTACGTCCGCGCGGCCACCCGCGGCGACGGCGAACGCGGCGACGACGTGACCCGACAGGTGCGGACCATCCGTTCGGTCCCCCTGCGACTCCGCGGCGACCACCCGGACTTTCTCGCCGTCCGCGGCGAGGTGTACATGCCGAAGGACGCGTTCCGGGAGTTGAACCGCGAGCGAACCGAGGCGGGCGAGGACGCGTTCGCCAACCCGCGCAACGCCGCCGTCGGCACCCTCAGGCAGTTGGACCCGTCGGTGACCGCCGAGCGACCGCTGGACTGCTTCTTCTACGACGTCCTCGACGCCAGCGAGGTGCCCGACACGCAGACGGAGACGCTGTCTCGACTGGAAACGTGGGGGTTGCGGACGAACGACCGCGTGGCGTCCGCCGACACCATCGACGACGCCGTCGCCTACCGCGACGACCTGATGGCCGACCGGGAGGACCTGAACTACGAGATAGACGGCACCGTCGTCAAGGTGGACCGGCGGGACCACCGCGAGCGACTGGGCGAGACGAGTCGGTCGGTCCGGTGGGCGTTCGCCTACAAGTTCCCCGCCCGGTCGGAGGTGACGACGGTGACGGACGTGGTGGTGCAGGTGGGGCGGACGGGTCGGCTCACCCCCGTCGCCCTGCTGGAACCCGTCGACGTGGGCGGCGTCACCGTCTCGCGGGCGTCGCTACACAACCCCGACGAAATCGAGCGACTGGGCGTGAACGTCGGCGACGAGGTGCGAATCAAGCGCGCGGGCGACGTCATCCCCGACGTGGAGGAGGTGGTCGAGAAGCGTTCGGCGGGGACGTTCGACTTCCCCGACGCGTGCCCGGTCTGCAGCAGTCCGGTCGACCGCGAGGGACCGCTGGCGTTCTGTACCGGCGGGCTGACATGCGAGGCGCAACTGGTGCGCGCCGTCGACCACTACGCGATGCGGGGCGCACTCGACATCGAGGGCCTCGGCGGCGAACGCGTCGAGCAGTTGGTCGACGCCGGCCTCGTCGAGAGCCTGCCGGACCTCTACCGCCTCGAACGCGACGAACTCGCGGAACTGGAGGGCTGGGGCGAGACGAGCGCGGACAACCTCGTGCGCGAGATAGAGGCGGCGAAGTCGCCCTCGCTGTCGAACTTCCTCGTCGGCCTCGGCGTCCCCGAGGTGGGCGGGGCGACTGCGCGCAACCTCGCCCGCGCGTTCGGCAGTCTCGACGCCGTGATGGACGCCTCCACGGAGGAACTGGAGGCCGTCGACGACGTGGGGCCGACCGTCGCCGAGCGGATTCGCGAGTTCTTCGCCAACGAACGGAACCGCGACGCCGTCGCGGAACTGCGGTCGCTCGGCGTCGAACCCGAGACGGAGGCGACGGCGGGCGGCGACGAACTCGACGGCCTCACGTTCGTCTTCACCGGGTCGCTGTCGGTGACGCGGAGCGAGGCGCAGGAACTCGTACAGTCCCACGGCGCGAACGCCACGTCCAGCGTCTCCGGCAACACCGACTACCTCGTCGCCGGCGAGGACCCCGGGCGGTCCAAGCGCGACGACGCCGACGCGAACGACGTGCCGGTGCTGGACGAGGAGGGGTTCGCCGCGTTGCTGGCCGAGAAGGGAATCGACTACCCGCCGGCGTGA
- a CDS encoding DUF7344 domain-containing protein, giving the protein MGTEALNTLYELLSSERRRLALGALIDAETPLVREELARRIAVRRDGRDAEAASETAVNEVAISLGHVHLPKLVAGGLVDRTGDDRYGVTELGRSAECAACAFETSLASDVEAFDGELRPSAARRAVSLERDDDC; this is encoded by the coding sequence ATGGGGACGGAAGCCTTGAATACGCTGTACGAACTGCTGTCGTCCGAGCGACGGCGTCTGGCGCTCGGGGCCCTGATCGACGCAGAGACCCCGCTCGTCAGAGAGGAACTCGCGCGGCGAATCGCAGTTCGTCGGGACGGCCGGGACGCCGAGGCGGCGAGCGAGACGGCCGTGAACGAGGTGGCCATCTCGCTCGGCCACGTCCACCTGCCGAAACTGGTGGCCGGCGGACTGGTGGACCGGACCGGTGACGACCGGTACGGCGTGACCGAACTGGGACGGTCCGCCGAGTGCGCCGCGTGCGCGTTCGAGACCAGTCTGGCGAGCGACGTCGAGGCGTTCGACGGCGAGTTGCGCCCCTCGGCCGCGCGTCGCGCCGTCTCCCTCGAGCGAGACGACGACTGCTGA
- a CDS encoding O-acetylhomoserine aminocarboxypropyltransferase/cysteine synthase family protein — translation MSDDADDDTETPGFSTRSLHAGQEPDAATGSRAPPIYQTTSYVFDDAEDAASQFALEKEGYIYSRLMNPTVAMLQERLASLEGGVGAAATASGMAAFDLATFLLASAGDNIVSSSSLYGGTYTYLTHTVERRGVTTKFVDTLDYDAYDEAIDDDTAFVHVETIGNPALVTPDFEKLAEVAHDNGVPLFVDNTFATPYLCRPLEHGADLVWESTTKWIHGAGTTIGGVLVDGGSFPWAEYADDYPEIAKPNPAYHGVDFSERFGDAAFTYAAIARGLRDLGSAQSPFDAWNTLEKVESLPMRMDRHCENAMAVAEFLEDHDAVSWVNYPGLESHETHAEASEYLDGGYGGMITFGLADGYEAARETVNEVELASLLANVGDAKTLVIHPASTTHQQLTEEEQVAAGVTPDMVRLSVGVEDADDIVADLSQAIEAATE, via the coding sequence ATGTCCGACGACGCAGACGACGATACCGAGACGCCCGGCTTCAGCACGCGGAGTCTCCACGCGGGACAGGAACCGGACGCCGCGACGGGTTCGCGCGCGCCGCCCATCTACCAGACCACCTCCTACGTCTTCGACGACGCCGAGGACGCCGCGAGCCAGTTCGCCCTGGAGAAGGAGGGCTACATCTACTCGCGGCTGATGAACCCCACGGTGGCGATGCTGCAGGAGCGACTCGCCTCGCTGGAGGGCGGCGTCGGCGCGGCGGCGACGGCGTCCGGGATGGCCGCGTTCGACCTCGCGACGTTCCTCCTCGCCTCGGCGGGCGACAACATCGTCTCCTCGTCGTCGCTGTACGGCGGGACGTACACCTACCTGACGCACACCGTCGAGCGCCGCGGCGTGACGACGAAGTTCGTGGACACGCTGGACTACGACGCCTACGACGAGGCCATCGACGACGACACCGCGTTCGTCCACGTCGAGACCATCGGCAACCCCGCGCTGGTCACGCCGGACTTCGAGAAGTTGGCCGAGGTGGCCCACGACAACGGCGTCCCCCTGTTCGTGGACAACACGTTCGCGACGCCGTACCTCTGCCGCCCCCTCGAACACGGCGCGGACCTCGTCTGGGAGTCGACGACGAAGTGGATTCACGGGGCGGGCACCACCATCGGCGGCGTCCTCGTCGACGGCGGGTCGTTCCCGTGGGCCGAGTACGCCGACGACTACCCCGAAATCGCGAAGCCGAACCCCGCCTACCACGGCGTCGACTTCTCGGAACGGTTCGGCGACGCGGCGTTCACCTACGCCGCCATCGCCCGCGGCCTGCGCGACCTGGGGAGCGCCCAGTCGCCGTTCGACGCGTGGAACACGCTGGAGAAGGTGGAGTCGCTCCCGATGCGGATGGACCGGCACTGCGAGAACGCGATGGCCGTCGCGGAGTTCCTCGAGGACCACGACGCGGTGTCGTGGGTGAACTACCCCGGTCTGGAGTCCCACGAGACGCACGCGGAGGCGTCGGAGTACCTCGACGGCGGCTACGGCGGCATGATAACGTTCGGCCTCGCCGACGGCTACGAGGCGGCCCGCGAGACGGTGAACGAGGTGGAACTCGCCTCGTTGCTCGCCAACGTCGGCGACGCCAAGACGCTCGTCATCCACCCCGCCTCGACGACCCACCAGCAGTTGACCGAGGAGGAACAGGTCGCCGCGGGCGTCACGCCCGACATGGTCCGCCTCTCGGTCGGCGTCGAGGACGCCGACGACATCGTCGCCGACCTGTCGCAGGCCATCGAGGCGGCGACGGAGTGA